The nucleotide sequence TTCGGTGTGTAATGGTTGGGTCATATCTGCCTCTCTGAGCACCATTGTTATGAATAACAGTAGAGACATTGTTCCAGACTTTAAGTAAACTAAAAAGACACTAATGATTAATATACTTTTAAAAAATATTTAATAATGAATACGTCAGATCTCTATCTATTCATTCGAATCGTGGAAACGGGCAGCATAACCGAGGCTGCAAACCAACTGAGTCTTACTCCTGCAGCAGTCAGCACTGCGCTGAAAAGACTCGAAAAACAGTTAGAGGTACAACTACTTATCAGAACAACCAGACAACTGAGAATAACACCACAAGGAGAGCAGTTCTTGTTTCATTGCCGTCAGGCACTAGCTAGTTTGGAACAAGGTCGTATAGCCGCACATCAGACACAAGGAAAAGTAAGTGGTAATCTCAGATTGTCCGTCTCATCTGATTTGGGCCGCAATACACTTTTGCTGTGGATAGAAGAGTTATTGAATGAGCACCCTTTATTATCGATTGATCTGACAGTAGGCGATTCTATTTCAGATTTTTTTCTCGAACAGGTTGATATGGCTCTTCGCTATGGGAAGCCAGACAATTCATCGATGGTTTCATTTCATATCGCGACCATGAGCAGGATCACTTG is from Vibrio cortegadensis and encodes:
- a CDS encoding LysR family transcriptional regulator; translation: MNTSDLYLFIRIVETGSITEAANQLSLTPAAVSTALKRLEKQLEVQLLIRTTRQLRITPQGEQFLFHCRQALASLEQGRIAAHQTQGKVSGNLRLSVSSDLGRNTLLLWIEELLNEHPLLSIDLTVGDSISDFFLEQVDMALRYGKPDNSSMVSFHIATMSRITCASPAYISRYGEPMHPENLREHNCLLHRKTGRLFNCWEYANHSGTYKVKVDSNRISNDTDIVRRWAVNGKGIAYRSQIDLYSDLSSGQLVQLLPDFESPSVELNLICPSREQVSPAVIAFRELLRRKVSQIVSS